In one window of Leptospira sp. WS92.C1 DNA:
- a CDS encoding transposase: MLFELSLLLNCILLFRLFSNSQNQTQILFLKAQLAAYKRKNKKFQTKPIERLKLVLLSYLDPDWKENLILVSPAALLKWRKQKFKIFWALLSKRKKPGRPNTPWELIKLIRRIAKENKIWGATKLHGLLRKLGYDTISERTVSKYIPKRPHDPKKRISWKQFYSLHADSMVVTDTFTAYSANFKEIYRVVFFLHVGSRQILYFDIHTNPTTQWMRKVLKFAIRKQAKENDRSKPRYFLSDNDPLFGKRFSNYLERIGIKHKKTTRYSPWQNCYAERWIKTCRNEFLDFFIPINQYHLEKNLTEFIDFYNHHRTHLALNKESPVPSPVLKPPPSGKGKLIATPVLGGLYHTYSYKEAA; the protein is encoded by the coding sequence TTGCTTTTCGAACTCTCCCTTCTACTCAATTGTATTTTACTGTTTCGACTCTTCTCTAATAGCCAAAATCAAACTCAGATTCTGTTTCTCAAAGCACAGCTTGCGGCATACAAACGAAAAAACAAAAAGTTTCAAACAAAACCAATCGAAAGACTAAAGCTCGTATTGCTTTCGTATTTGGATCCAGACTGGAAAGAAAATCTGATTCTCGTGTCTCCGGCTGCTCTCTTGAAATGGAGAAAACAAAAATTCAAAATCTTTTGGGCATTACTTTCAAAAAGAAAAAAACCAGGAAGACCCAACACTCCTTGGGAACTCATCAAACTCATTCGAAGAATCGCCAAAGAAAACAAAATCTGGGGTGCTACAAAACTGCACGGCCTACTTCGAAAACTCGGTTATGATACTATTTCAGAACGAACCGTTTCCAAATACATTCCCAAACGACCTCACGATCCTAAAAAACGAATCTCGTGGAAACAGTTTTACTCTCTCCATGCAGACAGCATGGTAGTCACTGATACATTTACCGCTTACTCCGCTAATTTTAAAGAAATTTACAGAGTTGTTTTCTTTTTACACGTCGGTTCGAGGCAAATTCTTTACTTCGACATTCATACAAATCCTACCACCCAATGGATGAGAAAGGTTTTAAAATTTGCAATTCGAAAACAGGCGAAAGAGAATGATCGTTCTAAACCCAGATATTTCCTTTCGGATAACGATCCGCTTTTCGGAAAACGATTTTCAAACTATTTGGAAAGAATCGGAATTAAACACAAAAAAACAACACGGTATTCTCCCTGGCAAAATTGTTACGCCGAACGATGGATTAAAACATGCAGAAATGAATTCTTGGATTTCTTTATCCCAATCAACCAGTATCATCTCGAAAAAAACTTAACCGAGTTCATTGATTTTTACAATCATCACAGAACTCATCTGGCATTAAACAAAGAAAGTCCTGTTCCATCTCCCGTTTTGAAACCGCCACCGAGTGGAAAAGGGAAGCTCATTGCTACCCCCGTCCTCGGCGGTCTCTATCACACCTATTCTTACAAAGAAGCGGCTTAG
- a CDS encoding C39 family peptidase yields MKEYHTEASRYNFEEGSFGSQSSAMRSAFDGIRNAGGVYNGSRELKGSVNIKGIPVEVSYGMQDLLILSNFELGALDYDFNLKGTGTSFAQEQLTTVNVKYQTYVQDVQKRIEDQAKANDAEKESKGFIFTIMNGMNTGSGSMSQRFTQSVQGELQSRVTGAVAEATGLPASFVGALVGGSSMKDAFQAFQKQTITSEISKATGIPEWVISGQMDKMNQKKEEFYETQEFQMAVSVVAIVAAPFTGGASLAAAMALNATIGAAQGAAGGGLEGALVGAVGGAVSGYVQSVTGGAVNVGLSYSKENGFGASVAVGYGPAAVSVGVSEHGGATVGLGLQYKGLNAGLNYNSKTGNVDGNIGFSTEGGGSLALSYSEGSGVGFNAGYNHSSGAGANVGWSAKDGFGGGLSYGIPQNEAKSNRWAGTGANVNWSQNGGTSVNLTAGAGEKYGADGVSRGVVPGMNNAAKFGSGGTAAGTWSSESGFQANKNFINDKWTQDYLADAEDRRQDQENHNQHAGADALSGLGTRRREDEGSNVAIAQGEADVPNLLDSAFDAVGNAVSGAWNSVSGAVSGAWDGVADLPSRIVEGIGNAVLGGLGLRSGSFSTNPQDYISSGGFDANGNSLTNKLKGGTFGSVNNFLEAWDNKMNGSGQFETKEQRNLRESEAHQKLVDNFAGTDRAIQEKYGSRIASSDEVAAHYGNSKEAQAYMERSYFLKDDNGNIVGKILKDSAYENQTGAQFRDATRGINKSNICSLASSAGMLMSEGIAQRSPGQRFADELAGGFVERISSSEAQKPSGRITATFRENVEIYSNGTKTGSFRDPLMNSNVDNGRFTDSGRYGNNDKIKSLLDRGIPVMASTKLSSSGHITYIVGYDNSKSTWITHDPNGDKNRPNYGRQEPTAGRAIEYGQNTHGIGDRRIYWMENK; encoded by the coding sequence ATGAAGGAATATCATACCGAAGCGTCACGCTACAACTTTGAAGAAGGGAGCTTTGGATCGCAGTCGAGTGCGATGCGAAGCGCGTTTGACGGAATTCGAAACGCAGGCGGAGTGTACAACGGAAGTCGAGAACTGAAAGGAAGCGTAAACATCAAAGGGATTCCGGTCGAGGTCAGCTACGGAATGCAAGACTTGTTGATTCTCTCGAACTTCGAGTTGGGAGCGTTAGACTATGATTTCAACTTGAAGGGAACGGGAACGAGCTTTGCGCAAGAACAACTGACAACGGTCAACGTAAAGTATCAAACGTATGTGCAAGACGTTCAGAAACGTATCGAAGACCAAGCCAAGGCGAATGACGCAGAAAAAGAAAGCAAGGGATTCATCTTTACGATCATGAACGGGATGAACACCGGAAGCGGAAGCATGAGCCAACGTTTCACTCAATCGGTGCAAGGAGAACTCCAAAGCAGAGTGACGGGAGCGGTTGCAGAAGCAACGGGCCTCCCCGCTTCTTTCGTTGGAGCGCTCGTCGGCGGTTCCAGCATGAAGGATGCGTTCCAAGCGTTTCAAAAACAGACGATCACTTCGGAGATCTCGAAAGCCACGGGAATTCCGGAATGGGTGATCTCTGGGCAGATGGACAAGATGAACCAGAAGAAAGAGGAATTCTACGAGACACAAGAATTCCAGATGGCAGTATCCGTAGTGGCGATCGTAGCCGCACCGTTTACGGGAGGCGCAAGCTTAGCAGCAGCAATGGCACTTAACGCAACGATCGGAGCAGCCCAAGGAGCGGCAGGCGGAGGACTGGAAGGCGCGCTCGTGGGAGCAGTGGGAGGCGCGGTTTCGGGTTACGTGCAAAGCGTGACTGGAGGAGCGGTGAACGTGGGATTGAGTTACTCGAAAGAAAACGGATTTGGAGCGAGCGTCGCAGTTGGCTATGGACCTGCAGCAGTGAGCGTGGGAGTTTCGGAACACGGAGGAGCGACAGTCGGATTGGGATTGCAATACAAGGGACTGAACGCAGGACTGAACTACAACTCAAAGACGGGTAACGTGGATGGGAACATCGGATTTAGCACGGAAGGCGGAGGCAGTTTAGCACTCAGCTACAGCGAAGGCAGCGGAGTTGGGTTTAACGCGGGTTACAACCACAGTTCGGGAGCGGGAGCGAACGTTGGTTGGAGTGCGAAGGACGGCTTTGGCGGAGGACTTTCGTATGGGATTCCTCAAAACGAAGCGAAGAGTAACCGTTGGGCTGGAACCGGAGCGAATGTCAACTGGAGTCAGAATGGTGGGACAAGCGTTAACCTCACCGCGGGAGCCGGAGAGAAATACGGAGCGGATGGAGTTTCTCGCGGTGTCGTACCTGGTATGAACAACGCAGCTAAGTTTGGATCCGGAGGAACGGCAGCAGGCACGTGGTCAAGCGAAAGCGGGTTCCAAGCGAACAAGAATTTTATCAACGACAAGTGGACGCAAGATTACTTAGCGGATGCCGAGGACAGAAGGCAGGATCAAGAAAACCACAATCAGCACGCCGGTGCGGATGCGTTATCCGGTCTTGGTACAAGACGGAGAGAGGATGAAGGGTCGAATGTCGCAATTGCTCAAGGGGAAGCTGACGTTCCGAATCTCCTCGACAGTGCGTTTGATGCTGTCGGGAACGCGGTGAGCGGGGCTTGGAACTCAGTGAGTGGAGCCGTGTCCGGGGCGTGGGATGGTGTGGCGGACTTACCAAGTCGAATTGTTGAAGGAATTGGTAATGCAGTTTTAGGCGGCTTAGGTTTAAGAAGTGGAAGTTTTAGTACGAATCCTCAAGATTATATTTCTTCAGGTGGATTTGATGCAAATGGAAACTCTCTTACCAACAAATTGAAAGGTGGGACCTTCGGAAGCGTAAATAATTTCTTAGAAGCTTGGGACAACAAGATGAACGGCTCAGGTCAATTTGAAACGAAAGAACAGAGAAATCTCCGCGAAAGCGAAGCACATCAAAAGCTTGTTGATAACTTTGCAGGAACAGACCGAGCGATCCAAGAAAAATACGGCAGTAGAATTGCATCTTCTGACGAAGTAGCAGCTCATTACGGCAATAGCAAAGAAGCACAAGCATATATGGAACGGTCCTACTTTTTAAAGGATGACAACGGAAATATTGTAGGAAAGATTTTGAAAGACTCTGCATATGAGAACCAAACGGGTGCTCAATTTCGAGACGCTACAAGGGGAATTAACAAGAGCAATATTTGCAGTTTGGCTTCCTCCGCCGGTATGCTTATGAGTGAAGGTATCGCTCAAAGAAGTCCAGGTCAAAGGTTTGCAGATGAGTTGGCAGGTGGATTCGTGGAAAGGATCTCATCTTCTGAAGCACAGAAGCCATCTGGAAGGATTACAGCTACCTTTAGAGAAAACGTCGAGATTTATTCAAACGGGACAAAAACAGGAAGTTTTAGAGACCCGTTAATGAACAGTAATGTTGATAATGGTAGGTTCACTGACAGCGGAAGATACGGAAACAACGACAAGATCAAATCGTTATTAGATCGCGGTATTCCGGTCATGGCGTCTACGAAACTGAGCAGTTCGGGGCATATCACATATATCGTAGGCTATGACAACAGCAAGAGCACTTGGATTACTCATGATCCTAATGGAGACAAAAACAGACCTAATTATGGTAGACAAGAACCAACAGCCGGCCGAGCGATTGAATATGGTCAAAATACTCATGGCATTGGAGATCGCAGGATCTACTGGATGGAAAACAAATAA